The nucleotide sequence CCCGGCGATCATGCGGAGCAGGGTGGTCTTGCCGCATCCGGAGGGGCCCAGCAGGACGAGGAACTCCCCTTCGTTGGTCGCCAGGTCGACGTTGTCGACGGCACGGACTTCACCGAACAGCTTCGATATCGAACGGATCTCGACGCGCCCCATGTTCGTGCTGCCTTCCTGGCCTGGATGTAAGGATTGCGCCCGGGGAGCGCAGCGATCCGCCCCCCGGGCCGGAAACCGGGCCTAGCTTTTTCCGCCCACCAGCTTCTTCTTGCGCCACTTGGCGAAGATGGTCTTCGTCAGCAGCTCGGCCTGCTCGACCGCCGTTTCCGCCTTCATGCCGCGGGCGGCGTTGGCCAGCATGTTGGGCAGGACGAACGTCGCGAACACCTCGCCCTCGGCCGGGTTTGCGGGTCCGGGGTGCCCGACGTTGGTGCTCCACTTCTCGGCGTCCTTCAGGACCGCCAGCTTTCCCTTCTCCTCGCCGGGGAGGGCGAACGGGTCGTCCGTGAACCAGGTGTTGTGGAGGTCCCGCAGCCTCTTCGCGCCCGGCACCGCGGCGTACCCGCGGTTTCCGGCGGGGATCGGGGCGTCGAAGAACGCGGGGGAGTTGTACAGCTCGCTGTAGTACATCGCCTGGTCGTAGTTGCCGACGAGGTGGAGCAGGAACTTCTTGGCGTTCTCGATGTTCTTCGCCTTCTGGGGGACCAGGTAGCTGTAGATCACGTGCTCGCAGCTGTACCCGGTTCCGCGGGGCCCCTTGAGGGCGGGGGTGAAGTAGATGTCCTTGGCGATCTCCGGGACTTCCTTCTGCGCGGAGCGGTACGCCGAGATGGAGTTCAGGATGTAGGAGGCGCGGCCGGCGATCAGCGCCTGGTTGTTGGACACCGCGGTCCAGGCGAATACCTCGGGGACCATCGACTCCTTGAACAGCCGGGCCATGTAGGCGGTCGCCTCCACGGTCTTCGGGTTGTTCAGGATCACGTTCTCCTTCGCGTCCTGGATGGCGGTGTCGTAGGACCACAGGAGCGCCCGGGCCGCCATGTTCGAGTCGAGCTCCTGCGACAGGCCGATCCCGAGCTGGATCCCCTGCTCCTTCTTGATCTTCCCCCCGTAGGTGATGAGGTCCTCCCACACTTCGGGGCCCTTCCCCTTCCCCGCCTTCTCCCACAGGCTCTTCCGGTAGGAGCCGGGGTCGATCGTCCAGCCGGGGCAGAAGCAGTAGAACTTCTTCGTGTTCGGGTTGTAGGAGCTCCTGCGGCAGAGCGGGTGCTGCTTGCCGTACTTCTTCTCCGCCTCCTTCACCACGTCACCGAGGTCGAGGACGCTCGGCTCGAACTGGGACGGGGGAGCGATCCACTCGATCAGGTCGTGCCCCTGCCCCGCGGAGATCTCCGCCGCGGTGCGGGAGGGGATCTCCGCCAGCCCGATGTGGTCCACCGTGACGTTGATCCCGTTGGCCTCGCCCCACTTCTTCGCGAAGCTGTCGTACCACTCCTTGTCGAACCGGGGAACGAAGTGCGACCAGACGAGGATCTTCAGATCCTTCGTCGCCCCGTGCGCGTACCTCGGGATGAAGATCGTGGGGGCGACCCCCGCCGCGACCACGCCCACACCTGCGGCCTTCACGAATTCGCGCCGCGTGATCAAACCGCGTTTCGCCATCTCCTCCTCCTTCCCCGGCATGCGGTCGGCCGCCCGCCGGACTTCAGGTTGTACCGCTTGTGCCGCCGTGAACGTTGCCGCCCCGTATCGGAATTCGCGAGAAAAGCGGGCGTTTTCCGCTGGTGGAAATTCGTGCGGTCGGATGCATTACACCATCTGGCGGTTGCACGGTCAAGGCGGGTGCGGCGACCCGCCAAACGGGTTTATAATCGTGTCCGGCGCGGGAACCGACCCGGCGATCCGTCGGCGCGCCGCGGAGGTTCGATGCGGATCCGGCACAAGGGAAAGAGCCCCGTACTCCCCCCGTCCGTCTTCGTCGCGGACGGGGCGAGGATCATCGGCGACGTGGAGATCGGGGAACAGTCGAGCGTCTGGTTCAACGCGGTGATCCGGGGGGACATCCTCCCGATCCGGATCGGGAGGCGCACCAACATCCAGGACGGCTGCGTCCTGCACACCAAGGACGGATTCCCCCTGACGATCGGGGACGAGGTGACGTTCGGCCACTCCGTCACGGCCCACGGGTGCGCGATCGGGGACCTGTGCCTGCTCGGGATCGGGTGCGTGGTCCTCGACGGCGCGGTGGTCGGGCGGGGGAGCGTAATCGGCTCCGGCGCGGTCGTCCCTCCGGGGACCGTCGTTCCTCCGAACACGCTGGTGATGGGCGTCCCGGGGAAGTTGGCGAAGGATCTCGGTCCGGGGTCCGCGGAGAGGAACCGGGCGTTTTCCGACAGCTACGTGAAATACGCGCTTTCGTACCTGGAAAAGGAGGAGTGATGGACAGGGTGGAGGAGATCTTCCGCGGGGACCGGCTCATCCAGGATTTCGGGATGAAGCTGGTCGAGGGGCGGGAGGGGTACGCGAAGGTGTCGGTCGTCGTGGAGGACCGGTTCCTGAACGCGCACTCGATCGGCCACGGGGTCCTGCTGTTCGCCGTCGCGGACGCCGCGTTCGCCCTGTCCGTCAACGCCGCCGTGGACGCCGTCGGGGTCCAGTGGAGCATCAACGTCTTCCGCGCCGCGAAGCCCGGGGAGACGGTGATCGGGGAGTCCCGCGTCATCCACAAGGGGCGGCAGTCGATGGTGTGCGAGCTCCTCGTGACGGCGGGCGACGGGAGGGTCCTGGCCAAGGGCCAGTCCACGGCGCTACCGGTATCCCGCGCGGCGTATCACGCCGACACGGGGCAGAAGGGGGGCTGAATCACCCCTCCGCCGCCGGTTTCCGCTTCACGAACCGCCAGAACCGGTCCTCCCCCCGCTCGAACCGCTCCCGGAAGGAGCGGATCGGCGTGAGGTTCCCCACGTCGTCGAAGAAC is from Deltaproteobacteria bacterium and encodes:
- a CDS encoding extracellular solute-binding protein, producing the protein MAKRGLITRREFVKAAGVGVVAAGVAPTIFIPRYAHGATKDLKILVWSHFVPRFDKEWYDSFAKKWGEANGINVTVDHIGLAEIPSRTAAEISAGQGHDLIEWIAPPSQFEPSVLDLGDVVKEAEKKYGKQHPLCRRSSYNPNTKKFYCFCPGWTIDPGSYRKSLWEKAGKGKGPEVWEDLITYGGKIKKEQGIQLGIGLSQELDSNMAARALLWSYDTAIQDAKENVILNNPKTVEATAYMARLFKESMVPEVFAWTAVSNNQALIAGRASYILNSISAYRSAQKEVPEIAKDIYFTPALKGPRGTGYSCEHVIYSYLVPQKAKNIENAKKFLLHLVGNYDQAMYYSELYNSPAFFDAPIPAGNRGYAAVPGAKRLRDLHNTWFTDDPFALPGEEKGKLAVLKDAEKWSTNVGHPGPANPAEGEVFATFVLPNMLANAARGMKAETAVEQAELLTKTIFAKWRKKKLVGGKS
- a CDS encoding gamma carbonic anhydrase family protein, with the translated sequence MRIRHKGKSPVLPPSVFVADGARIIGDVEIGEQSSVWFNAVIRGDILPIRIGRRTNIQDGCVLHTKDGFPLTIGDEVTFGHSVTAHGCAIGDLCLLGIGCVVLDGAVVGRGSVIGSGAVVPPGTVVPPNTLVMGVPGKLAKDLGPGSAERNRAFSDSYVKYALSYLEKEE
- a CDS encoding PaaI family thioesterase, with the protein product MDRVEEIFRGDRLIQDFGMKLVEGREGYAKVSVVVEDRFLNAHSIGHGVLLFAVADAAFALSVNAAVDAVGVQWSINVFRAAKPGETVIGESRVIHKGRQSMVCELLVTAGDGRVLAKGQSTALPVSRAAYHADTGQKGG